The genomic DNA GCCCGGCAGGAATTGAAGGAAGTTATCCGTAAAGCTGCTGATAACAAGTGACATCATGAAAATGTATTCATTTCACAGCGGTATTGTCAGGTTGAAAAAAGCGGGAGGGTATCACTAGATGCCATTGTTCATCTATGGGGTTAACCACAGTGCCACCCCGGTTCATATCCGGGAGAGACTGTCCATTACCTCGTCGCGGCTGAAAACCGGACTTGAAATGCTGCGTGATTATTTCCCTCACGCCATAATATTGTCCACCTGTAACCGGACTGAGATTTATTTTCTGGCACATTCCGGTAGTGATAAAAACATCCTGACTTTTTTCGGTGAATGGTCCAAGCTGTCCCGTCTGGAGCTTGAACAGTATCTTTACACTTACCAGGATTACGAAGCCATGCACCACTTGTTTGAGGTTGCCGCCGGTTTGGACTCCATGATTATCGGAGAATATGAAGTACTGGGGCAGGTGAAGCAGTCGCTTGAGGCTGCGCGTCAGAGTGAAATGACCAGTTTGAAGCTGGAAAGATTATTTGACCATGCTATTCTTGCCGGTCGTCGGGTCAGAGCTGAGACCGGAATAAGCCAGAATGCCTTATCCATCAGTTCCGTGGCTGTTGACCAGGTAGAAAGTATTGCCGGTAATTTGGAGCGATGTAAAATACTGGTGATTGGCGCCGGTGAAGCCGGTTGGCTGGCAGCGGAAACTATCGTTAAACGCGGCGGCAGATTGTCCGTCTATAACCGGTCTTCCGATAAGGCTCGCCTGCTGGTTGACTCGCTGGATAATGCGTCATTAGCGAAGGGTCATTTAATATGTGAACTGGAAGCGACCGACGTCGCCATCAGTTGCACCTCCGCCCCTCACCTGGTTGTCGGTTACGACCTTGTTGTTGAGGTGATGAAGTCCCGGCCTGAGCGACCGCTTGTATTTATTGACATCGCGGTGCCCCGCGACATTGATGACCGGGCGCGCGATATCGCAAATGTACATGTATTCAACATTGATGACTTGAACCATATCTGTCAGCAAAACCGGGCCAAACGGCTGGCTGAGGTTGACCGGGCGAAAACTATTCTGGCTGTTGAAATGGACCGATTTTATATGTGGTGGCAATCCCAGAAAAATCGTCCGGTCATTCAGGCCCTGTATCAAAAAGCTGAAGTAATCCGTCGCCAGCAGTACGAAGAAACCGTTAAAGCACTGCATCAATCCGATGATTTTACCTTGGAAAAAATAGATGCCATGTCGCAGGCAATAGTAAATAAACTTCTTCACAGCGTCGTGGATAAGTTAAAACTGGAGGCCTCCCGAGACAATTATCTGGACGAACTGGTTCAGGAGTTATTCAACTTGAAAGTGATGAAAGATGAAAAATCTGAGGTCTGACCAGTTTTGCCGATGAGAAAACTAATGTTGTCCGGACAGAAAAGCTGCTTATGAAGACGATGACCATAGACCGCGAACACCTCAGGCGAGGTTTTACCACTGGAGCCTGTGCCACCGCCGCAGCCCGGGCAGCCGCACTCGCCCTTATTGGTCAAAAGAGAGTAACGGCGGTGGAAATCAGCCTTTTAACTGGGGAGACGGTGGCTTTTGACGTTAGTGAATGCCGATATTCCAGGGGCGAGGCGGTGTGCCGCGTCATCAAGGACGCCGGAGATGACCCGGATATTACTCATCACGCAGTTGTGGAAGCCACCCTCAGGTGGACTGATACACCCGGCATCAAACTCGCCGGCGGCGAAGGCGTAGGGACAGTAACCCGTCCGGGTCTGGAAGTGCCGGTGGGTGAGTCGGCTATTAACCCCGGACCCCGGAAAATGATTACCGGTGAACTCATCCCGTTATTAGGTACTTGTGAGGGCGGCCGGGGGTTTTCGGTGACGGTGGCCATTATCGGCGGCGAGGCACTGGCGAAGCGCACCCTCAATCCCCGTTTGGGTATTGTCGGAGGCTTATCTGTATTAGGGACTACCGGAATCGTCATACCGTATTCGTTGGACGCTTATAAGGCCAGCATTCCGCAATCGGTGAGTATCGCCAAGGCCTGTGGCTGTCCCAAGGTGGTGGCGTCGACCGGACGCCGCACTGAGAAGTACGCTCAGGCGGCGAACGACCTTGGTGAGGAATGCTTTATTTTAGTCGGCGATTTCATGGACGAGGCGCTTCGGGCTTGCGGTGAGAAAGGTGTCCCTGAAGCAGAAATCTGGTGCATGGTCGGCAAGGCGAGCAAACTGGCGGCGGGTGAGATAAATACCCATTTTACGAAATCCGATATTGACATCGGCCTGCTTGCCGGCATTGCGGTCGAAATGGGCGCGTCCGAAGAATTACAAACCGAGTTGGGTACAACGGTCATGGCTAATGAGTTTCTCTCAAAGCTGCCTATTGAAATGGTTCCCGATTTCTGCCGCCGTCTCAGTCTCGCGGCGGCGTCACGCTGTGCTGATTTCACTGGTGGAGGACTGGTTAAGGTTGTATGTGTCGTCTGTGACTATGACGGAAAAATCCTGGGGCGAAGCGATGACTGATAAATTGGTCCACATTGTCGGCATCAGCGGTGGTCGCGAGAGTGTTCCTCCGGCTACCAGAGAAATCATTGAAACGGCAGAGTTGCTCATTGGCGGTGCTCGTTTGCTGAAGATGTTCCCCGAAATCAAGGCCGAGAGGCTAGCCATCGGCCATAACTTGCCCGAGGTTATCGCCGCGGTCAAGGATAACCTTCCCCGGCGCCGGGTAGTTGTGCTGGCATCGGGCGACCCGAACTGTTACGGCATTGCCAAGAACCTGACCGGTGCTCTGGGACCGGATAATATCAAAATAATACCGGGAATCAGTGCCTTTCAACTGGCGTTTGCCGCGGTTAAAATCTCCTGGGATGATGCCGTCCTGTCCAGCGTTCACTCCCGGCCGATTGACGACATTATCGGTCTGGTGCGCCAAAACCAGAAGGTATCGTTGTTGACCGACAGAGACAACACGCCGTCAAAAGTAGCGCAAACCCTGATTGCGGCCGGGATAGATCGCCAGGTCTATGTTTGTCAGGATCTGGGTACGGGCGATGAGCAAGTATTTTCAGGAACTTTAGCGGAAGTTGCCGCAGCTGAGTTTTCGCCGCTTAACGTGATGATTCTCTTGGGTGAATTGCCACCGAAACAAGATATGCCGTTCTTCGGGCAGGACGACACGAGTTTCATTTTCCGCACCCCTGATAAAGGACTTATCACCAAGATGGAGGTCAGGGCCATCAGCCTAGCCAAACTTGGCCTGCGGGATGATAGTGTAGTCTGGGATATCGGGGCTGGCAGCGGTTCGGTCTCCATTGAGGCTGCCCGGGTGGCACGCTGCGGCCGAGTGTTCGCTATAGAACGAGCCGCTGAAAGCCTTGAAGGATTGAAGGCCAACGTCGCAAAATTCAGCGATGGAAATATCTCTGTCATCGAGGGCGGCGCGCCTGAGGCGTTAATCGGACTGCCTGATCCGGACGCCGTATTCATCGGGGGCAGTGGCGGTAGGATAAACAAGATACTGGCTAAGATTTCCGGCCGTTTGAATACTCAAGGCCGTATCGTGCTCAATCTGGCCACAATCGAGAATCTCACCGAGGCCAGGCAAGCATTAAATGATCTTGGATTTGATTCAGATATGATTATGCTCAATATTTCGCGCAGCCGCGCGATCGGCAGTCTAACCCGGTTCGAACCATTGAATCCGGTATTCATCTTATCAGCCCAACGGCAGAAAGAGGTAAACTAGGTGACTCAAGGAAAACTATACGGTATCGGTGTCGGACCCGGCGATCCGGAACTGGTTACCATCAAGGCATTGCGTCTCCTTCGAGAAGTCACAGCTATTTTTGCCCCATGTAAAGCGGAAGGAGAGCCCAGCCTGGCCTCGCGCATCGTTTGTCAGCTTGACGGTACTCTGGGAGCTAAAATCACCAACCTTGTTTTCCCCATGTCTGATGATGAGACGGAACTCGATGCCGCCTGGCGGGCCGCTGCCCGTGCCGTTGCCGCCAAGCTCGATGACGGTCACGATTGTGCCTTCATTGCGGAGGGCGATCCGTTTTTGTTCGGCAGCTTCATCTATCTCTACGAAAAACTGGCCGCCGACGCTGACCGATGGATTGAGGTCGTACCCGGCGTTTCATCGATCACCGCCGCGCCGGCCCGCGCCGGCATTCCTCTGGTGCGAGGCGATGAGCGGCTGGCTGTTGTGCCGGCGCCTTCGGACCGGGAGGCGATTCGGAGCGTTCTCTCCGAATTTGACAGTGTTATATTCATGAAAATCAATCCGGTTTTTGATGAACTTGTCGTTGTGCTGGAAGAAATGGGGCTTCTAGGCCGGGCCACGGTGGTAATAAAGGCTTCGACCACTGAAGAGCGTATTATCCGCGACCTTAGGGAACTCAACGGCCGGAAACCCGGCTATTTTTCACTGATGATGGTACGGAGGTAAAGATGACCCAGGTATATTTTATCGGGGCCGGCCCGGGCGATCCCGATCTCATAACGGTCAAGGGCATGAAGGCGCTTGGTCAGGCGCAGGTTGTTATATATGCCGATTCGCTGGTTAATCCAGAAGTGTTGAAATTTGCTCAACCCGGTGCCGAGATTCACAAGAGTGCCGCGATGAACCTGGAAGAAACTACCGCTGTCATCGAAAAAGCGGTCGCCGATGGCAAGCTGGTAGCCCGGCTACAGACCGGCGAGCCAAGTCTCTACGGCGCCATTGGTGAACAGATGGCTGAACTGGACAAGCGGGGCATCGGATACACTGTGATCCCTGGCGTGAGCTCCCTCTTTGCCTCCGCTGCGGCGCTAAGAACAGAACTGACAATCCCAGAGGTCAGTCAGACGGTGGTTATTACCCGTCTGGCTGGTCGTACGCCCGTACCCGAAAATGAGGCATTGCACCGCCTGGCCAGCAATGGTGGCACGCTGGCTATATTCCTCAGCTCCGGTATGGTGCCGGAGGTCGCCGCCGAACTGTTAAAGGGCGGCCGCAATGCGGAGACTCCGGTGGCCGTGGTTTACCGCGCCAGCTGGCCGGAGGAAAAGGTGATCAGGACAACAATCGCCAATCTTGCGTCCGATGTCTCAAAGGCGGGGATTTCCCGCCAGGCGCTCATCATTGTCGGCGATGTACTTGCCGCGAAAGATAGGGGCATGGTTTCCAAGTTATACGATAAAGAGTTCTCCCATGGTTACCGCTAAGCTCGGCATCGTCGCTGTCACCAAAAAGGGCACGGCGCTGGGGCGGCGGCTGAAGTCACTTTCACCGCAGTCCGTACTATACGCTCCGTCCCGGTTTCTCGATAACCCGCAGACCGGCGAGCATCCCTATGAAGGACCGGTGGGTGAACTGATCGGACGGTTGTTCAAGGAATGCGGGTCAATGGCACTCATCATGGCCAGCGGTATTGCTGTCAGGGCTATTGCGCCTCACCTTAAAAGCAAGCAGTCTGATCCAGCAGTGATCGTCATTGACGAATGCGGCGAAAATGTCATCAGCTTACTATCCGGGCACCTCGGGGGGGCTAATGCGCTAACCCAGAAGGTCGCGGCGGTGTTGGGGTCGCATCCCGTGATCACCACGGCAAGCGATGTCTCGCACAACCTGTCGCCTGACAATCTGGCGGCGCGTAATAACTGGCGCACCGAACCAGGCAGCGACTTTACCGGATTGGCCGCGGCGTTAATCAACGGGGACCCGGTAGGAATTTACCAGGATTCGGGAGAGACAGATTGGCAAGAAACGATTTCAGGAAACGTTACATTGTATAAAACAATCGAGGAATTGAAATATGAGAAAGCCACAGCCCGGATGGTGATAACCAATCGAGAAGTGAAGTTGGATTCCGATATTCCGACGGCAACCTTCCATCCCAAGAATTTGGCCGTGGGCATCGGTTGTAACCGTGGCACCAGCGCCTCCATGATCGAAAAAGCGATAAACGGGGTATTTTTGAAGTACGGCTTGTCAACAATGTCAATAGCCATGCTAACCTCCGTTGATCTGAAAAGTGACGAGCTTGGACTGATCACGTATGCTAAAATGGGCGATATCCCACTTAAGTTTTTTCCTTCCGATGAGTTGGCGCGGGTTCCGGTGCCGTCATCACCGTCGGCGCACGCCCTCACTCACGCAGGGACTCCTTCGGTAGCTGAGGCCGCTGCCCTGTCAGCAAGCGGCAACACGGCGCTCCTTGTGGAAAAGCACGCGGTGGACGGTCAGGTCACGGTGGCTGTAGCTGAGATCGTCGCCAGTACAGTCAAAAGAGGAAAACTGTCGGTAGTCGGCATCGGACCCGGTGATTTCGCCGATATGAGCTTTCGCGCCCGGCAAGCCATTGATGAAAGCGATGTCGTCATCGGCTACAAGATGTACCTCGATCTAATCCAGCCGCTATTGGCTGGGAAGACTCTGATGTCCAGCGGTATGACTAAAGAGGTAGATCGAACCCGCGAAGCAGTCAAATTGGCCTGCGCCGGGAAAATAGTCTCTCTCATCTCCAGCGGGGACGCCGGCATTTATGGTATGGCCGGCCTGGCACTCGAGGTGGCGGCGGAAATGGAAGTGACGCCGGAAATCGTGGTGATTCCAGGTATTTCAGCGGTTTCAGCTGCGGCCTCGCTCCTCGGTGCACCGCTTATGACCGATTTTTGCACCATCAGTCTGAGCGATTATCTCACCGACTGGCCGAAGATAGAGAAGCGGATTGCGCTGGCCGCTGAAGCTGATTTCGTCATCGGCTTCTATAATCCCAAGAGTCGGAAACGGCCGCACCAGATCGAAAAGGCCGTACAAATTCTCTCAAGGCATCGTGACAGCGGTACCCCGGTCGGCATCGTCAGCGATGCTTACCGTCCGGATCAAACCGTGGTCATTACCGACCTGGCAAGTCTTACCCGGCAGGAAGTGGGTATGACCAGCATCGTAATCGTTGGTAATTCACAAACCACTATTATTGAAGGGCGAATGGTAACTTCCCGTGGGTATCAGCAGAAGTATGAACTTGGGGATTCGGATAGCACCTGATCAGTCTTGGTGAATTCAGATTTTGTCACGAACACGATTGCCTCTGTTCGCCATACACGTCAGACCACCACGCCGAACTCAAATCTAGAATTTGCGCCTTGTTATATACTAAGGTAACATTGGAGATTCGGGCTACACCAAACTAAACGAAAACCCTTGATCATGAACGTAGGTATACCTACACAAGGTCGGGGATCCTGGTATTCACATGATGACAAAAGCACATTCAAAAGTTCTAGCTATCGTTCCCTCAGCTCCATTTTTCTTCGGCTTTTCTACCAAAATTATTATCGGCCCCCTTTTTACACACCCCTCAAACTGGGCTATGATTGAAGCATGACAACAGATCACACAAAGGAATTATCCCCGGCACAACACCAGGAGCTTCTGATAACCCTGGAAGCCCGCTTCAAGACAAACTTCAGCCGCCACAAAGGCCTTGAGTGGGACAAGATACAGCGCAAGCTGGAAGCCAGCCCGGAGAAACTGTGGTCACTCAGTGAAATGGAAAGAACCGGCGGAGAACCGGATGTGGTTGGTTATGATGACAAGACCGGTGAATACATTTTTTACGATTGCTCACCGGAAAGCCCCAAAGACCGCAGAAGTGCCTCCTATGATCGTGAAGCGCTGGAGTCACGGAAAGAACATCAGCCGAAAAACAGTGCCGTTGACCTGGCAACCGCCATGGGTATTGAGCTTTTAACGGAAGCCCAGTATCGGGAACTGCAGGGCCTCGGCGAATTTGATACGAAAACATCAAGCTGGATACAAACACCACCAGAAATTAGAAAACTGGGGGGTGCCCTCTTCGGCGACCGTCGCTTTGACACGGTATTTATCTACCACAACGGTGCGGAATCCTACTATGCCGCCAGAGGGTTCAGCGGTCGGCTGAAGGTATAACGTAATTCGGACAGCCTCTCTTGACCAGAGGGAGCCAACAGTTGGCTTAGAAACAGCCTAACTGGCAAATGTGAACTTTTAATCCCATGGCGCTTATTTCATCAGCAATCACCATGGGATTCAACTTATGGGTCTTAGCCAGGTCAAATACCGCAGCACAGGTAAGCTGATCGTCAGCCTCCAAGCCTTCAATGGCGGCAACCACGCCGCTTTCAAGCGCTTCATAATCTGTTTTCTTCCCAGGCGTCTTGGCCACTCCGAAACAGCCTAATTGACATTTGACAACCCGGACTCCCAGGCCGTCGGCGATACTCCCGATCACAATTCGGGGGACTTTAGCTTCGTCCGCCAGCACCCAAGCCGCCGGACAAGGCAAATACCCGTCTTTCAATGAGCCTTTGACCACATTTTCCAGTTCGGCCAGGACTTCAGGGGAGAGATTACCGGGGTTGGCCGGTACGTTTATCCTTTTTTGTTTCTTCTTTTTGTCAGCTTCATTGAAATCCCGCATTACCGTTCCCCCTTTATGAATTTAATATACCATATAATAAGGAATCCCGAACATGCAGTGCCGGCTGAATGCTGGTGTCGCCCGTGCTACAATAATCCGACCAATGACCATCGCCGGTAAAAGACAGCAAGCACGGTCAAGAAACCATCCCGCTGCCGCGGTATACTGCCGGATGGAGGTAAAGTTACGGAACACTGGGAAAAGGTAAAAGCGGTTCAGCGGATGCAGGACCACATTGAACGGCAACTCCAGGAACCGATTTCACTACACGACCTGGCAGTCGCGGCCGGCTATTCCCCCTGGCATTCGGCCAGAATATTCAAAGAACTCACCGGCAAAACTCCGTTTGAATACATACGGGCTTTGCGGCTGTCCCGGGCAGCCGCCAGACTACGCAATGGCGGCGCGCGAATCATTGACGTGGCTCTGGATTTTGTCTTTGAGTCCCATGAAGGATTCACCCGCGCTTTTTCCCGTCAGTTCGGCATGAGTCCCCTTAATTACGCCAGGAACAAGCCGCCGCTCAAGATGTTTATGCCGCCCGGCGCCCGTGACTATTACCTTACGCTACAAACAGGAGACACTGAAATGGCAACCAACGACATGAATATGGACACGGTTTTCGTCCAGGTAGTAGAGCGCCCGGCGCGGAAACTGCTTTTGAAACGGGGCAAAAAAGCGACTCATTACTTTGAGTATTGCGAAGAGGTAGGCTGTGACGTTTGGGAAACCCTTTCCGGCATCAAGGATGCGCTATACGAACCCATGGGTATGTGGCTACCGGAGAACCTCCGCCCGGCAGACACTTCGGCATACGCTCAGGGGGTGGAGGTACCGCTGGATTATACAGGACAGGTACCTGAAGGGTTTGACATCGTAGAACTACCGCCATGCAAAATGATGGTGTTCCAAGGGCAGCCGTACGACGACGAGAAATTTGAGCAGGCTATCGGGGACCTGTGGGCAGTGATGAAGCGCTACAACCCGGAAACCTACGGCTTCCGCTGGGCGGATGAAGACGCCCCCCGATTCCAATTGGCACCGGAGGGGTACCGGGGTTATATTGAAGGCCGGCCGGTGAGAGAACTGAACAAAAAGTAGAATGACCTGAAGATTATCAGGCCGGGCATAACGAAAGGCCCGCGCCATCCAGCGCGGGCCTTTCGCAGGGAGGGCAAATTATTACCAGTTCTCAGCCAGCAGTTCATAATAGGACTGCGGATGTTTGCAAGCGGGGCAACATTCCGGCGCTTCGGGTCCTTCATGGACGTAACCACAGTTGGTGCAATGCCATTTTACGGTCGCCGGGCGTTTGAAGACTTCACCCTTATCAATATTAGCAGCCAAAGAACGATAACGCCGCTCATGGAACTCTTCCACCTCAGCGATTTCGCGGAAAGAAGTCGCGATATCAACAAAGCCTTCTTCATCCGCTACAGCGGCGAAATTGGCATATATCACCGACCATTCCATCTTTTCACCGTTGGCCGCTTCTTCCAGGTTTTCACGGGTGCTGCCGATGACACCGGCTGGATAAGTGGCGGTAATTTCTACATCACCGCCTTCCAGGTATTTGAAAAATACCTTGGCATGCTCTTTCTCATTTTCCGCAGTTTCAATAAAGATATGGGCTATTTGTTCAAAGCCCTCTTTTTTGGCGGCGCCGGCAAAATAGGTGTAGCGATTACGTGCCTGAGACTCGCCGGCAAAGGCGGTCAGCAAATTAACCTCAGTCCTGGTACCCTTAATTGATTTTCCCATCAACAACCTCTCTATCTGATTTATTATTTGTTTTGTCCATGATAACAGGAATTTTGTCGGTTACAAAACAGCGATATTGGCATCATCAGGTTTGAAAACTGCCGGTTTGAACGGATTGGATTCCAGCAGAGAATGGAACAGGGTGGGATAGAATCGTCTCAGGTAATTCAAGTGTTCCAGCCAGAGTTTGACCAGCGGCTGGTAGATCTTGGTGAAGTCACTGGCAAGATGATCAAGCTTAGCCTGCTTGAGAACCATCAGGTCAGGATGAGCGGCTAACTCGCCCCGCAAGTGGAACATGGCACGAAGCAAAGAATTAAACAAGTCGTGTTCAAATACATGGGGTGCCTCCAGCAAGCGGAACAACAGACCCGAAGCCAATAACTTACGCAAGGCTTCGGCATCAGCAGCTAACGGATCAATGTTAACGCGGTGAAGTTTCAAGGCCCGAGACAGAGGCGCGAAATCATCTTCCGTCCATTCAGATTGATCAGGTAATGCCGCCTGCAACCGATGGTGGTCAACATCGCACTGATGGAGCATTCTAAGGAGATTATCCCCGATTTCACTGAAAAACAGGGTGGTCAATGTATTCAACTGCTGAGCGCGGCGGGTGTCCTCCCGCTTTTCAAAAAAAAGTTGAACACTGGTAACCACTACGGCGGTAAAAAATGTAAAACCGGTAATGACAACCACCATTGAAAGAACCTTGCCTCCGGTCGTCGCCGCCACAATATCGCCATAACCCACAGTGGTGATAGTCATGACCGTCAGGTAGAAGGCATCAAAGAACGTCAGTTTCTCCACGGCCATGAAGCCGCCGGTACCGACGGCAACGATCCCGATAAGGATACCGATTACTAACAGCAGGCGTTTAAGAGTGGCGCTCATGAATTACCCCGGTACAAGTAGAATATAAATGACATCTTAACCCAAGGTGACTATTTTGCCAAATTGAAAAGGGGGCGGTATTTCACCGCTCCCCCTGTTTACGGATAGCCGATGTTATTCCAGCGGATTCATCACCCGGCCGGTGAATAAGACGGCACCAGTGGCAATATCTTGAATGAGAAAAATAAACGGCCGGTCAATGGTCATGGTGACAGGGTCACCACCCGGGGCGGAGGTCAGGTCCATGATCACGCCGGTGGCCGCTGCGGCCTCGGTGCCGGCTTCATCAACCGCCACAAAGGACTTATGAACCACATCCGCGATCAGCAGGTTCGGCTGGCCGGTGATGCCGGAAAAATCCGCCGCGTCGGTAAAGGCAACGGGCATACCCATGGCTGAGAGCGCGGATTTCAGGCTGAATGAGGACTCAAATTCAAATTTAGGCATGAACAGATTGACAAACCCATTGCGCAGATCACCGATGATGTGTTGCAGCATCACCCCGTCAAGAGTATCCTCAAAGGATTCAAAACCCCCAACCTCAGGTAGAATGATAACCATGGACAATTCACCGCCGTCATACTGCAGCTCTACCGCCTGATAGCCGGAACCGGCGGCATAGCCCAAGGTTTCACTCTGGTGCATCATGGAAACCGTCACCGGATTGCCGTTAAGCAGGTTAAAAATCCCGTCAGTTGTGGCATTCTCCTCAAACGGTTTTAGCCAGCCGCCATTAAAATAAATAGCGTTGGTCAGCACCAGCCGGGTAATTTCCTTGATGCTGCCCGGCGGCAGCAGATCCTGGATGCGTTTTTCGGTTTCCCGGGCTACCCAGTCGTTGATGGTTTTGCGGGCACCTTCCGGGTCAGCCGCAAAATCCAGCGTACGCAGCCCGGCACCGTAATTCGCCGCCAACAGGTCCAGATACGAATTTAAAAACTGAAAATCCTGCTGGCCCCAGATGGCATTAACCACCTTCAGGGAGAAGGGCTGATCATCCTTGCCTTTAGCCCCCTGACCACGGGAATTGACGGCGGCGTCCAGCGCATTCAACGCCTGATGGAGCTTAGCCTGCCCCAGAGTGAAACGCAGCGTATCGGCCATCTGCCGCTCCGTTTCACCGTTCGCCCCGGCATAGGTCATAGCCAGGGCGACAGAAATGCTGTACGGGGAGTAGAAAAAGTTGCCGCCCTCTTCTTTTAGTAACTGGTACAACGCCAGGGCGAAGTCAGTATTGCCCGACACCAGTTCGGTCATCTCCGCCGCCGGGACATCCGGCGTTTGCCGGGGCAGGTCCGACTTTAGTTCCTGGCCGTAGCTAGGACGGGTACAGGCCGACACAACAATCAGCGCTGACAGAAGCAGCGGCACCAATACTTTTTTCATGCGAACACCTCACCTGATTATAAAGTGGATTGATCGCTCAACCAACAATTATAACGCCGGAGGGGTGGTAGAGATAGGAAAGACTTTCA from Dehalogenimonas sp. W includes the following:
- the rbr gene encoding rubrerythrin — protein: MGKSIKGTRTEVNLLTAFAGESQARNRYTYFAGAAKKEGFEQIAHIFIETAENEKEHAKVFFKYLEGGDVEITATYPAGVIGSTRENLEEAANGEKMEWSVIYANFAAVADEEGFVDIATSFREIAEVEEFHERRYRSLAANIDKGEVFKRPATVKWHCTNCGYVHEGPEAPECCPACKHPQSYYELLAENW
- a CDS encoding potassium channel family protein, giving the protein MSATLKRLLLVIGILIGIVAVGTGGFMAVEKLTFFDAFYLTVMTITTVGYGDIVAATTGGKVLSMVVVITGFTFFTAVVVTSVQLFFEKREDTRRAQQLNTLTTLFFSEIGDNLLRMLHQCDVDHHRLQAALPDQSEWTEDDFAPLSRALKLHRVNIDPLAADAEALRKLLASGLLFRLLEAPHVFEHDLFNSLLRAMFHLRGELAAHPDLMVLKQAKLDHLASDFTKIYQPLVKLWLEHLNYLRRFYPTLFHSLLESNPFKPAVFKPDDANIAVL
- a CDS encoding serpin family protein: MKKVLVPLLLSALIVVSACTRPSYGQELKSDLPRQTPDVPAAEMTELVSGNTDFALALYQLLKEEGGNFFYSPYSISVALAMTYAGANGETERQMADTLRFTLGQAKLHQALNALDAAVNSRGQGAKGKDDQPFSLKVVNAIWGQQDFQFLNSYLDLLAANYGAGLRTLDFAADPEGARKTINDWVARETEKRIQDLLPPGSIKEITRLVLTNAIYFNGGWLKPFEENATTDGIFNLLNGNPVTVSMMHQSETLGYAAGSGYQAVELQYDGGELSMVIILPEVGGFESFEDTLDGVMLQHIIGDLRNGFVNLFMPKFEFESSFSLKSALSAMGMPVAFTDAADFSGITGQPNLLIADVVHKSFVAVDEAGTEAAAATGVIMDLTSAPGGDPVTMTIDRPFIFLIQDIATGAVLFTGRVMNPLE